A portion of the Candidatus Ruthia endofausta genome contains these proteins:
- the infB gene encoding translation initiation factor IF-2, whose translation MAHTVQTLSKLLKKTPDEVITILINAGVDGKNSDSTISAEERKILMSGLSKRPSSKSSISISRKVGAKSSTSSASGVKVQVKKKRLTKSATTTDEQPEIAAQAAQAALDAGRDADEKLLAQDAKRLKMVRLQKIQAEALKAQKETIKQAPVQETAKKVEKPKTADKSKEDKKPKRLRSAPSGNNTRRQLHVARHNPNRKLKKKDRTRLSQKVQEEQAQHAFQKPVEKVIHEIVIVENIKVTELAQKMATKAGEVLKVLMDMGVMVTLNDVIDQDTAMLVVEEMGHKGIASVEETIEDVLIEQSKSSGNESARPPVVTIMGHVDHGKTSLLDYIRQAKVVNSEAGGITQHIGAYQVHSNGNTITFIDTPGHAAFSKMRSRGANATDIVILVVAADDGVMPQTIESIKHAQTAGVPMIVAINKIDKEGMDIDKIKQVLSTHNVISEDWGGDVMMIPVSARTGEGMDALLDAISLTAEVLEFSAVIKAPAHGTVLEARLEKGRGKVTTILVQSGTLNKGDIMIAGFEYGKVKQIVDDKGKVLKLATPSMPVEVLGLSGVPNSGDEVLVVDSERKAREVADFRKAKDREAQLQKQQASKMENFLMKMEEGDVSTINVLLKADVRGSAQALIEALEELSTDEVRVKVVSSGVGGINNTDITLAVTSNALVLGFNVRADAVARKTADNEGVRVEYYSIIYNLIDDVKAIMSGLLSPELSENIIGIAFVKDVFRSQKMGDIAGCMVEEGVVRRDSPIRVLRDNVVIFEGELESLRRFKDDVKEVKSGTECGIGVLNYTSVQSGDQIEVFERVERVRTL comes from the coding sequence ATGGCACACACAGTCCAAACACTCTCTAAATTATTGAAAAAGACGCCTGATGAGGTAATCACAATTCTGATTAATGCTGGTGTTGATGGTAAAAATTCAGACTCTACCATTTCAGCAGAAGAAAGAAAAATTTTGATGAGCGGTCTTTCAAAACGCCCAAGTAGTAAATCTAGTATATCTATCTCTCGTAAGGTAGGCGCTAAGTCCAGTACCAGTTCAGCAAGTGGTGTTAAGGTGCAAGTTAAGAAAAAACGCCTTACAAAGTCAGCCACAACGACTGATGAACAGCCTGAAATCGCTGCTCAAGCTGCTCAAGCTGCCTTGGATGCTGGTCGTGATGCAGATGAAAAATTATTAGCCCAAGATGCCAAGCGTTTGAAAATGGTGCGTTTGCAAAAAATCCAAGCAGAGGCACTAAAAGCCCAGAAAGAAACGATCAAACAAGCACCAGTGCAAGAAACTGCAAAAAAAGTTGAAAAACCCAAAACGGCAGATAAGTCTAAAGAAGATAAAAAACCTAAACGCTTGCGTAGTGCACCTAGTGGTAATAATACTCGCAGGCAGCTTCACGTTGCTAGACATAATCCAAATCGAAAGCTGAAGAAAAAAGACAGAACACGCTTGTCACAAAAAGTACAAGAAGAGCAGGCGCAACATGCTTTTCAAAAGCCTGTTGAAAAAGTGATTCATGAAATTGTTATTGTTGAGAATATTAAAGTAACCGAACTTGCACAAAAGATGGCCACCAAAGCTGGAGAAGTGCTTAAAGTGTTAATGGACATGGGTGTTATGGTAACACTAAATGATGTGATCGACCAAGATACCGCCATGTTAGTTGTAGAAGAAATGGGACATAAAGGCATTGCCAGTGTTGAAGAAACCATTGAAGATGTATTAATTGAGCAGTCAAAATCTAGTGGTAATGAAAGTGCTAGACCACCTGTTGTAACTATTATGGGTCATGTTGACCATGGCAAAACCTCATTGCTTGATTACATTCGTCAAGCCAAGGTAGTAAACAGTGAAGCTGGTGGTATTACGCAACATATTGGTGCTTACCAAGTTCACTCAAACGGTAACACTATTACTTTTATTGACACACCAGGACATGCGGCATTTTCAAAAATGCGCTCTCGTGGTGCTAATGCGACTGATATTGTTATTTTGGTGGTGGCCGCTGATGATGGTGTGATGCCACAAACGATTGAGTCCATCAAACACGCACAAACCGCAGGTGTGCCAATGATTGTTGCCATTAATAAGATAGACAAAGAAGGGATGGATATTGACAAAATTAAGCAAGTTCTTTCAACGCATAATGTTATCTCTGAAGATTGGGGTGGCGATGTGATGATGATACCCGTATCAGCGCGTACTGGCGAAGGCATGGATGCTTTATTAGACGCAATCTCACTAACTGCTGAGGTTTTAGAATTTTCAGCAGTGATTAAAGCGCCAGCACATGGCACTGTACTAGAGGCACGCCTTGAAAAAGGCCGTGGTAAGGTCACCACGATCTTGGTGCAATCAGGCACGTTGAATAAAGGCGATATCATGATTGCTGGATTTGAATATGGCAAAGTGAAACAAATTGTGGATGACAAAGGCAAAGTGCTTAAATTAGCCACACCATCAATGCCTGTAGAAGTGCTGGGCTTGTCTGGTGTGCCTAACTCTGGTGATGAAGTGTTAGTGGTGGATAGTGAGCGTAAGGCTCGTGAGGTGGCTGATTTTAGAAAAGCCAAAGACCGTGAGGCGCAATTACAAAAACAACAAGCATCGAAGATGGAGAACTTCTTAATGAAAATGGAAGAAGGCGATGTTTCAACTATTAATGTATTGCTTAAAGCAGACGTTAGGGGTTCAGCGCAAGCATTGATTGAAGCCTTGGAAGAATTATCAACGGATGAAGTTAGAGTAAAAGTAGTATCAAGTGGTGTTGGTGGTATTAACAATACTGATATTACATTGGCAGTAACTTCTAATGCTTTGGTGCTTGGCTTTAATGTACGTGCTGATGCTGTTGCACGTAAAACGGCCGACAATGAAGGTGTTCGTGTTGAATATTACTCAATTATTTATAATTTAATTGATGATGTGAAGGCAATTATGAGCGGTTTACTTAGCCCTGAACTTAGTGAAAATATTATTGGCATTGCCTTTGTTAAGGATGTATTCAGATCTCAAAAAATGGGTGATATTGCAGGATGTATGGTTGAGGAAGGTGTGGTTAGACGTGACAGTCCAATTCGAGTATTGCGCGATAACGTGGTTATTTTTGAAGGCGAGCTAGAATCACTAAGACGTTTTAAGGACGATGTTAAAGAAGTGAAATCAGGTACTGAATGTGGTATTGGCGTCCTTAATTACACAAGTGTTCAGTCAGGTGACCAGATAGAAGTTTTTGAACGTGTTGAAAGGGTACGTACCCTTTAG
- the rbfA gene encoding 30S ribosome-binding factor RbfA: MLERASYRVERINELIRRELTLLLRTATKDPRLSGVVITDVLASRDLSSARVFYTVTKEDRAVVEPLLGKASGFFRSCLSKTLELRYTPALRFIFDPAPNTGARIEQLLSKL, translated from the coding sequence GTGCTAGAACGAGCCTCTTATAGAGTTGAAAGAATTAACGAACTTATTCGTCGTGAGTTGACGCTATTATTAAGAACAGCCACCAAAGACCCAAGATTAAGTGGCGTGGTGATTACGGATGTATTGGCAAGTCGTGACCTAAGCAGTGCCAGGGTTTTTTATACAGTCACTAAAGAAGATAGAGCAGTGGTTGAACCGTTACTTGGTAAGGCTAGTGGTTTTTTTCGTTCGTGTTTGTCAAAAACGCTAGAGCTTCGCTATACACCTGCACTTAGATTTATCTTTGACCCTGCGCCTAACACAGGCGCAAGGATTGAACAACTACTGTCTAAACTTTAA
- the truB gene encoding tRNA pseudouridine(55) synthase TruB — translation MSRRSPKGRDINGIVLLDKDVGLSSNTALQEVKRLFFAKKAGHTGALDPLASGILPICLGQATKIAQFLLEDNKRYFVRGKLGQMSDTGDCEGSIIKTQPFEHLSDSEIAKAAISFKGNILQIPPMYSALKRNGQPLYKLARQSIEVKRESRPVTIHKIIYLGYENGMLSLEVTCSKGTYIRTLIEDIGKRLDCSAHVVELRRTGFAHIDTSQTFKFSDLKVLASDDYQALDEKIFASEAMLPNLEDVYLSEIQSVDIKFGREVQTDKQGLLKVKLFDDKKQFLGIGQRQENGIIAPKRLFV, via the coding sequence ATGTCAAGACGCAGTCCAAAAGGTAGAGACATTAATGGTATTGTTTTATTAGATAAAGATGTTGGTTTAAGTTCTAATACTGCCTTACAAGAAGTAAAACGACTTTTTTTTGCCAAAAAGGCGGGACATACAGGTGCGCTAGATCCTTTAGCCAGTGGTATTTTGCCAATCTGTTTAGGGCAAGCGACTAAAATTGCACAATTTTTACTAGAGGATAATAAGCGTTATTTTGTGCGTGGTAAGTTGGGGCAAATGAGCGATACAGGTGATTGCGAAGGCAGTATTATCAAAACCCAGCCTTTTGAGCATTTGAGTGACAGTGAAATTGCTAAGGCGGCTATAAGCTTTAAGGGTAATATTTTGCAGATTCCACCTATGTATTCAGCACTCAAAAGAAATGGGCAGCCATTGTATAAACTTGCCAGACAAAGTATAGAAGTAAAAAGAGAGTCACGCCCAGTTACCATTCATAAAATTATTTATCTTGGATATGAAAATGGCATGCTTTCGCTTGAAGTAACGTGTTCTAAAGGCACTTATATTCGCACTTTAATAGAAGATATTGGTAAAAGACTAGATTGTAGTGCGCATGTTGTTGAACTCAGGCGCACAGGTTTTGCACATATTGATACCAGCCAAACCTTTAAATTTTCTGACCTTAAGGTGTTGGCATCAGATGATTATCAAGCGCTAGATGAGAAAATTTTTGCCAGTGAAGCCATGCTACCAAATCTTGAGGATGTTTACCTGAGTGAGATCCAAAGCGTGGATATCAAGTTTGGCAGAGAAGTTCAAACAGATAAGCAAGGATTGCTCAAAGTGAAATTATTTGATGATAAAAAACAATTTTTGGGCATTGGACAGCGTCAAGAAAATGGGATAATTGCACCAAAAAGGTTATTTGTATGA
- the purD gene encoding phosphoribosylamine--glycine ligase, which yields MKILVIGGGGREHALAWQCAKFDTVSQVFVASGNAGTQLENKLTNVDIAVEDIAGLINLVKINQVNLTIVGPEAPLVIGVVDRFQAEGLAIFGPTQVASQLEGSKAFCKDFLERNSIPTAYYDVFTEVNSAIQYVKNKGVPIVIKADGLAAGKGVIIAHTQAEAEDAIIGMLQGNRFGEAGSCVVIEEFLSGEEASFIVMCDGKNVLPMATSQDHKARDNNDKGPNTGGMGAYSPAPIVTDEIFQAVLDKVIYPTVDAMAAEGNTYTGFLYAGLMIDQDNNFKVLEYNCRFGDPETQPIMMRLKSNLADLCLLATQQKLDQANIEWDRRSSMGVVLAANGYPDNYTSGEVIGLPKNSASAKVFHAGTKMDGDNVVSNGGRVLCATALGIDIKDAQKNAYALLEKINWENAYYRDDIGFKAIDS from the coding sequence ATGAAGATTCTAGTTATTGGCGGCGGCGGTCGCGAACATGCTTTGGCCTGGCAGTGTGCCAAATTTGATACAGTCAGTCAAGTATTTGTCGCCTCTGGTAATGCTGGTACACAGTTAGAAAATAAATTGACCAATGTTGATATTGCTGTAGAGGATATAGCGGGTTTAATTAATTTGGTAAAAATCAATCAAGTCAATTTAACCATTGTTGGTCCTGAAGCGCCACTGGTAATAGGCGTGGTTGATCGTTTTCAAGCCGAAGGCTTGGCAATTTTCGGGCCAACTCAAGTCGCCTCACAATTGGAGGGATCTAAAGCATTTTGTAAGGATTTTTTAGAGCGTAATAGCATTCCTACGGCGTATTACGACGTATTTACCGAAGTAAACTCCGCTATTCAATATGTTAAAAATAAAGGCGTACCTATCGTGATTAAGGCTGATGGCTTGGCTGCAGGCAAGGGTGTGATTATTGCTCATACGCAAGCTGAAGCCGAGGATGCAATTATTGGTATGTTACAAGGCAATCGTTTTGGTGAGGCAGGTTCATGCGTGGTGATTGAAGAGTTTTTGAGTGGTGAAGAAGCAAGTTTTATTGTGATGTGTGATGGTAAAAACGTTTTGCCAATGGCAACCTCACAAGACCATAAAGCTCGTGATAACAATGATAAAGGTCCAAACACTGGTGGTATGGGTGCTTATTCTCCAGCACCTATTGTTACCGATGAGATTTTTCAGGCAGTGTTGGATAAAGTTATTTATCCAACTGTTGATGCAATGGCAGCAGAAGGAAATACCTACACAGGGTTTTTATACGCAGGGCTGATGATTGACCAAGATAATAATTTTAAAGTATTAGAATATAACTGTCGCTTTGGCGATCCTGAAACTCAGCCGATTATGATGCGTCTTAAGTCTAATCTGGCAGACTTATGCCTATTGGCAACGCAACAAAAATTAGACCAAGCGAATATTGAATGGGACAGGCGCTCATCAATGGGTGTGGTTTTAGCGGCTAACGGTTATCCAGATAATTACACTTCTGGTGAAGTGATTGGTTTGCCAAAAAACAGTGCATCGGCAAAAGTATTCCACGCTGGCACCAAGATGGATGGTGATAATGTTGTTAGTAATGGTGGGCGTGTTTTATGTGCCACTGCACTTGGAATAGACATCAAAGATGCACAAAAAAATGCTTATGCGCTACTTGAAAAGATCAACTGGGAAAATGCTTATTATCGAGATGATATTGGTTTTAAAGCGATTGATAGTTAG
- a CDS encoding BON domain-containing protein, with amino-acid sequence MKKIILSILLIASSLFLTSCTPAIQGVSTVSSVISISNDRRSIGEILDDKTIALRLLTWSIEDSTLSDAHLNFMVYNKTVLIAGEVLTPEIRVYVNKQAQHQVPKISQIFNEIKLGPSSGLLSRAKDSTITIQVELLFQNQEVFHPTHVRVMVEDQVVYLMGALTKREADMAAKTAAKAKGVYKIVKLFNYLKIRPKAEIERDRLKKHL; translated from the coding sequence ATGAAAAAAATCATTCTATCAATACTTTTAATAGCAAGCTCTTTATTTCTAACAAGCTGTACACCAGCCATTCAAGGCGTCTCAACTGTTAGTTCAGTAATTTCAATAAGTAACGACAGGCGTAGTATTGGGGAAATATTAGATGACAAAACTATTGCCTTAAGGCTATTAACCTGGTCTATCGAAGATTCAACATTAAGTGATGCACATCTTAATTTTATGGTTTATAACAAAACAGTACTCATTGCTGGAGAAGTGCTAACACCCGAAATACGCGTTTATGTCAACAAGCAAGCACAACATCAAGTGCCAAAAATTTCACAAATATTTAATGAAATTAAACTCGGGCCTTCAAGCGGGCTGCTTAGCCGAGCCAAAGATTCAACCATCACCATACAAGTTGAGCTTCTATTTCAAAATCAGGAAGTATTTCATCCAACCCATGTTCGGGTGATGGTTGAAGATCAGGTAGTTTATTTAATGGGTGCTTTGACTAAGCGCGAAGCGGATATGGCCGCCAAAACTGCTGCTAAAGCCAAGGGTGTTTACAAGATTGTTAAGTTATTTAATTATCTAAAAATTCGTCCCAAGGCTGAAATAGAACGCGATAGGCTTAAAAAGCACTTGTAA